One window from the genome of Montipora foliosa isolate CH-2021 chromosome 5, ASM3666993v2, whole genome shotgun sequence encodes:
- the LOC138002582 gene encoding uncharacterized protein: MLPDNYTVALRRLTTTIKKLKNQPEILKQYDGVIREQLQSGVVEMVPQDQIPPPGDVHYLPHRTVVRLDRDTTKVRVVYDASSKVFGPSLNDCLHIGPSLNPLLFDILLRFRVHEVALTADIEKAFLNIEIDPEHRDFVRFLWVEDPNKESPEVMVLRFARVVFGVNSSPFILNATIRHHLNTCLPVDSALARELLKSLYVDDYVSGNGDVDSAFKLAKEIKLCLKSGGFNMRKWSSNPESLLKSLEQDEAFSDDFEKSNGPRVEEEDESFSKSVFKQSTEKEQKVLGMLWNPTQDELINDLNKTLGDVDAQPATRRLILSTATRFFDPLGLIAPVILPFKMMFQKLCKAGKDWDELVDAELNHQWLATLSDLRQAGRVSFKRCYAKGLNGDKVNSVQLHCFADASEKAYGAVVYMRVEYEARVECQIVSSKTRVAPLAKQTIPRLELLSNLTATRLLNSVSQALDGVKIDDIFNWTDSMISLWWITNTDKEYKQFVENRVAEIRRNSRPEQWRYCPTADNLADIASRGIKSTELKESSLWLHGPDFLSKSSEQWPVQPTVVQVREDLSELKSFKPAVSGLVTTCVQGKEEEASLDNLINLENFSSLTKLLRVTVLVVLFIEKLKRTRCREGTEEDFTKLYRQAEMMWIRHVQQEIPKSDKYPQRKSLLGLYRDEEGILRCRGRIGMSSLPYDTRFPILLPRSQYFTKLVILKCHDQVMHNGVAKTLVQVRSRYWIVKGRQTVKSIINKCVLCKKLEGRPYGTPPTSQLPGFRLSDEFVFTSIGVDFAGPVYFKDIYHKSDDMNKAYIVLYTCASSRAVHLDVVPRLTTEAFVRSFKRFIARRGVPNLVVSDIGSTFKSEELKKLLADHRIEWKYQLNCLKKTVGTARVSYEELLSVVVEIEGILNSRPLTYVDDELRSPLTPSQLVIGRRLLSKEDKTPSEAPQTRSELSRRAKYLTTVLSQFWRRWQKEYLTELRVHHNCQLKNRQPTVNVGDVVCIHKDRTPRLFWNMGVVKALITGRDGFHRAAVVRTRSGDRVIDVTRPLKKLFPVETGLGVHERQKGNTDFPITFVGNAEQEHVAEH, encoded by the exons ATGTTACCAGACAATTATACAGTGGCATTGCGTAGACTGACAACAACAATCAAGAAGCTCAAGAACCAACCAGAAATTCTGAAGCAGTATGATGGTGTGATTAGAGAGCAACTGCAGAGTGGTGTGGTTGAAATGGTACCACAAGATCAAATACCACCGCCTGGAGATGTCCACTATCTTCCACACAGGACAgtagtgagacttgacagagaTACAACTAAGGTGAGAGTTGTATACGATGCCTCATCTAAAGTGTTTGGGCCTAGTTTAAATGACTGTCTGCACATTGGACCTTCTCTTAATCCCTTGTTATTTGACATTTTGCTGAGGTTCAGAGTCCATGAAGTTGCCCTAACTGCAGACATTGAGAAGGCGTTTTTGAACATTGAGATTGATCCTGAACACAGGGACTTTGTGAGATTTTTATGGGTTGAAGATCCGAATAAGGAAAGTCCAGAAGTCATGGTACTACGTTTTGCACGTGTGGTATTTGGTGTAAACTCAAGTCCTTTCATTCTAAATGCCACAATCAGACACCATTTGAACACATGTTTGCCAGTGGACAGTGCACTTGCAAGAGAGCTGTTGAAGTCTTTATATGTTGATGACTATGTGTCTGGAAATGGTGACGTGGATAGTGCGTTCAAATTGGCTAAGGAGATAAAGCTCTGTCTTAAGTCAGGAGGCTTCAATATGAGAAAGTGGAGTAGCAATCCAGAAAGTCTGCTGAAATCACTGGAACAAGATGAAGCTTTCAGTGATGACTTTGAAAAGAGCAATGGACCTagagtagaagaagaagacgaaagcTTCTCTAAATCAGTTTTCAAGCAAAGTACAGAAAAGGAGCAAAAGGTTTTGGGAATGCTTTGGAACCCAACCCAAGATGAACTGATTAATGATCTGAACAAGACATTGGGAGATGTAGATGCCCAACCAGCAACAAGAAGATTGATTCTCAGTACAGCTACAAGGTTTTTTGACCCCTTGGGGTTGATAGCTCCGGTCATTCTTCCATTCAAGATGATGTTTCAGAAACTTTGCAAGGCTGGAaaggactgggacgagttggTCGATGCTGAACTCAATCACCAGTGGCTGGCGACTCTATCGGATTTGAGACAGGCTGGAAGAGTGAGCTTTAAGAGATGTTATGCTAAGGGATTGAATGGAGACAAGGTCAATTCAGTCCAACTTCACTGTTTTGCTGACGCATCGGAAAAGGCTTATGGAGCTGTGGTCTACATGAGAGTAGAGTATGAGGCGAGGGTGGAATGTCAGATAGTATCTTCGAAGACAAGAGTTGCACCATTAGCTAAACAAACTATCCCTCGTCTGGAGTTGCTGTCCAACTTAACTGCGACCAGATTGTTGAACAGCGTGAGTCAAGCATTAGACGGCGTAAAAATTGACGATATTTTTAACTGGACAGATTCCATGATTTCGCTGTGGTGGATCACAAACACAGATAAGGAGTACAAGCAGTTTGTCGAGAACCGAGTGGCCGAAATTCGAAGGAATTCACGCCCTGAGCAGTGGAGGTACTGTCCCACAGCAGACAATCTAGCTGATATAGCGTCCAGAGGAATCAAGTCTACTGAGTTGAAAGAAAGCAGCCTGTGGTTACATGGACCCGACTTCCTGTCTAAGAGTAGTGAACAGTGGCCAGTTCAACCGACAGTTGTACAAGTCAGAGAAGATTTAAGCGAACTGAAATCGTTTAAACCAGCTGTTTCCGGCTTAGTCACCACGTGCGTTCAAGGGAAGGAAGAAGAAGCGAGTCTAGATAACTTAATCAATCTTGAGAACTTTAGTTCTTTAACCAAGCTTCTAAGAGTGACTGTGTTGGTTGTGttgtttattgagaaattgAAGAGGACGAGGTGCAGAGAAGGAACGGAAGAAGATTTTACGAAATTGTACAGACAAGCAGAGATGATGTGGATTAGGCACGTTCAGCAAGAGATCCCAAAAAGCGACAAGTATCCACAGAGGAAGTCATTATTAGGACTTTATCGAGACGAAGAAGGGATACTACGATGTCGAGGAAGAATAGGCATGTCTTCTCTACCGTACGATACACGATTTCCGATACTGTTGCCGAGAAGTCAATATTTCACTAAGTTGGTGATTCTCAAGTGCCATGATCAAGTGATGCACAATGGAGTGGCAAAGACCTTGGTTCAAGTTAGGTCACGGTATTGGATTGTGAAGGGCAGACAAACGGTGAAGAGTATAATCAACAAGTGTGTACtgtgcaagaaacttgaaggtcGTCCATATGGAACGCCACCTACCTCTCAACTTCCAGGGTTCAGATTGTCCGACGAATTTGTATTTACAAGTATAGGAGTTGACTTTGCGGGCCCTGTTTATTTCAAGGACATTTATCACAAGAGTGATGATATGAACAAGGCATACATCGTGTTATACACTTGTGCCTCCAGTCGTGCAGTTCATCTCGACGTCGTCCCGAGGTTGACAACCGAAGCTTTCGTGAGAAGTTTTAAAAGGTTCATTGCCAGACGAGGTGTTCCAAATCTTGTAGTGTCAGATATTGGATCCACTTTCAAGAGTGAAGAGCTGAAGAAGTTGCTAGCAGACCACCGCATAGAATGGAAAT ATCAACTAAACTGTCTCAAGAAAACCGTAGGAACCGCGAGAGTCAGCTATGAAGAATTGCTCTCTGTTGTTGTGGAAATAGAGGGAATACTGAATTCACGACCTCTCACGTACGTGGATGATGAATTACGAAGTCCGTTGACGCCGTCACAATTGGTTATTGGTCGTCGCCTGTTGAGTAAAGAAGACAAAACTCCCTCGGAAGCGCCTCAGACCAGAAGTGAATTGTCAAGACGTGCGAAGTATCTGACAACTGTTCTGTCGCAGTTTTGGAGACGTTGGCAGAAGGAGTACTTGACAGAGTTACGTGTCCATCATAATTGCCAACTGAAAAACAGGCAACCAACTGTCAATGTAGGAGACGTTGTTTGCATTCACAAGGACAGGACGCCGAgactattttggaatatgggaGTGGTCAAAGCCCTCATTACAGGACGAGATGGATTTCACCGAGCAGCAGTGGTGAGAACTCGAAGTGGAGATCGAGTAATCGACGTGACAAGACCCTTAAAGAAGTTGTTTCCTGTAGAAACTGGGTTAGGAGTACATGAACGTCAGAAAGGGAACACTGATTTTCCAATAACCTTTGTGGGAAACGCTGAACAAGAACACGTAGCTGAACATTAA